One Eubacterium sp. AB3007 genomic window, ATAGTAAAGAAGATCGTCTGCATTTGCAGACGCTGCTTTCTTGGCCGATCCAAGGTACAGGCGGTTGAACCCGCTCCCTGAGAGGGACAGCACCGCACTCATAATACCATCCTGCACATACAGGGTACATTTTGAAAACTTGAACATTCCGCTGTCCGTGGTGGCCACCGCACTATACGTACCATCCTCCAGCACCTGCGCCGGTGCCGCAGTGGCTTCCTGTATCCCTTCTGTCTCACTGCCATCTGCCGCAAACGAGACCGATGGCACCATCATGGTCACCACCAACATGACAGACAACATGATTACTGTCAGTCTACTTCCGATTTTCTTCAATTAAAAACCTCCTTTGCATCTCATATGCAACGGAGGCCCATATAAAACCGTTCGATCACACAGATTTCCTGTAAGCAACATTACGTAAACATCGGACTCGCCTGCCTAAGCCAGTACCTTCATTATGCCAAGGTGTGTCCTCTCTCGATCTATACATATAGTCATCCGCTACATATATAAATAATCTTTGTGCAGGTCTTCTGGCTCATGACGATACGGCCCCTCGCCTTCACAGCAGACAAAGCCATTGGCATAGTGAAGGACCCAAATCAATTACAGCGTCGGGAACGCACAGGACTTTCACCTGTTTCCCTCTTAGCTCTCTTGCGAGAGAACACAAAAATTGAAACAAACATCACTATTTATATCATATTATTGATGTCTTGTCAATATCTTCAGTGCCTCGATATACCCATCCAGCCCCATGCCCTTCACCGTGGCGATGCAGGCTCTGCGGATATACGACCGCTTGCGGAACGTCTCCCGTTTGTCCGGGTCGGAGATGTGCACCTCCACCACGGGAAGTCCTACTGTCTTCACCGCATCCAAAAGCGCGATGCTGGTGTGAGTGTAGGCCCCCGGGTTGATCACAATCCCGTCGCAAGTGCTGTAGGCCCGTTGGATTGCATCGACCAGATCCCCCTCGTGGTTGGACTGGTAGAACTCCACGATCTCCACGTCCAGCGCCTCTGCAGCCCCTTCCATGTAATGGATCAGATCCTCGTAGGTCTTGCTCCCGTAGATTTCCGGTTCCCGAATCCCGAGCATATTCAGATTGGGACCGTTGATGACCATGACACGCATCATTTCATCTCCTGGTTATTATCGATAAAATAGTCGCTCCACGACTCGTAGAGATCCTTCCGCTCGTCGTACAGCTGCTGCACCGGTGTGGAGATGGAGAGCGGTCTTCCGTCTGTCTCCAGCTTGTCCAGATCCCGCTTGATCCAGACCACCCGTCCGTTCTGGCGGATAATGTTGTAGTTACGCTTGGTCTTCACCACACCACCACCGGTGGCGATCACCACGCCGGTCCGCTTGCAGGCCTTCTCCAGTTCCTCTGTCTCGATCTTCCGGAAGTAGGCCTCCCCCTTCTGGGCAAAGATCTCTGCAACCGACATGCCTTCCCGTTCTTCCACCATGTCGTCCACGTCCAGGAATTCCCTTCCCTGGGCCTTGGCCATCTTACGTCCCAGCATGGTCTTGCCGGCTCCCGGCATACCGATCAGGATCATGTTCTGCATCTCCGCCCGCAAGGCTTCTGCTACCTCCAGTATCTCGTCCTTGTCAATGTCCGTCCCCTGGAAGAGCTCGCTTGACTCCCAGGCTTGCGCGACCAGCATGTCAAGGCCGCTGGCACAGGGGATCCCCCGAGCCTCTGCGTCCAGGATCAGAAGCGTCCGCGCCGGATTGTAGATCACATCCACAACGCCCTTCAGTTCGTCGAACTGCCCCAGATCCACCAGCTTCCGCAGGTTGTCCGGGTACATGCCCACCGGTGTCGCGTTGACCAGGATCGTAGCATCGTGGTGACGGCCGATGTTGTTGTAGTTCTCCTCTGTGTTGCGGGAGATGACGACGATCTCCTTGGCACCGAGATCCTCCAGCACACACTGGATCGTCCTGGACGCTCCTCCGCTTCCGAAGATCAGACACTTCTGACCACCGGGGTAGATCTTGTTCTTCTCCATCAGATAGCGAAATCCCAGATAATCGGTGTTGCAGCCGTACAGCGTGCCATCCTCCCGCTTCACCACTGTGTTCACCGCTCCGATCCTGTGTGCGGTATTGCTGATCTCGTCACACATCCCCGATACGATGGTCTTGTACGGTATCGTCACATTAAACCCCTGGTACTCCTCGGAATGCAACAGGGAGGGCAGTTCCTCTTCCGTCACTTCCAGCAGATCATACTCATAATCCCCGAACATCTTATGGATCATCGGGGAATAACTGTGGGAAAGGTGTTCCCCGATCAGACCATACTTAGCCATGTTCTCCTCCTAAGTTAGTTCTACACGATTTCCTTCTGATGAGCTCGGCTCATCTTCATAATTACATTATATAACAATTCTATATATTTTTCCATATCCTTATCAACAAGTCCCCTGACCTGATCGATCTTCTCCAGTTCCCGGCCAGTATCCATCACGGGCAGGTTGTTTGCCTGCTTGTATCTGGCGATCCCTTCGCAGGTCCGCATGCGCTGCTGAAACAGTGAGACGATCTCCCTGTCGATCCTGTCGATCTCAGCTCTGTAGTCCTTCAATTCCATGTCATACCTCGCTGTAGCTTCCAAGATAACGGAACTCCGCAGACAGTTCCTGGATCTGGTTCATCAGACGAATAAACTTTTCTGAGTACGCCTCCGCATCGATATCAAAATAGAAGCGGTACACAAAATCCCGACTGCCGATGGGCCTTGACTCCAGTTTGGAAATGTTGATCCCCAGCGCATTGAAACTGGAAAGCACATTGTACAGCGCCCCCGGACGATGTGCCACGGACAGCATCATCGAGGTCTTGTTGGCCCCCGGGTAGATCTCCAGATCCTTGCTAATACAAATGAACCTGGTGTAGTTGTTTTCGCTATCCTGTACAGAATCCTCCAGGCACACCAAGTCGTAGAGTTCCGTACACTCATAGGAAGCCAGGGCAGCCACATCACGGCGCTGCGAACTAGCCACGCGTTCTGCCGCTTCTGCGGTGTTGCTGCACACCGTCACCTTCACTCCCGCAAAATTCTTCAGGTAGTCCTGACACTGAAGAATAGCCATCTCGTGGGAAAAGATCTCCCTGATCTCGCCTTGCTTTGTGCCCTTCTTCGCCAGAAGACAGTGATCGATCTTCAGCCGCACGCTTCGGACGATATAGAACCTGTACTTGCTCATCAGTTCGTAAATGCTGTTGACGGAGCCCGCCGTGCTGTTCTCCAGCGGCAGCACCCCGTACTGGCATAGCCCCTGCTCGATGGCAGCGAAAACGCCGTTGAAATTCCTTGCGTACATGATCTGCGGCATGGAGAAAAGCCGGTCACAGGCCTGCTGCTGATACGCTCCCTGTACGCCCTGACAGGCTACCATGGCGCGCTCGGGAAATACTCGCGGTGTCCCTTCGCAGGCATTTCGGATCATCTTGACAAGCTCCGTATCCTCCATCACGGCTGCCCTGGTGTTATCCCGGATCAGCTCGTTCAGGGTGCTGTAGAGAACCTTGCTGTATCCGGCAAACTCCGCCGGCGCCTCTCCCGTGATCTCCTCCAGCCTGGTGCGCTCCCGGATCGGATCCAGCACCTGCAGCCCCTGTGCCTTTCTCTCCTCCGCCAGTTCTGTTGCAAGACGCATGCGCGCGTACAGGCGCTCCATGATTTCTTCCTCCAAAACCTTCGCTCTCTCCTCGCATTCTCCTATTCTTTTTTCCGCCATTGCTTACCTCACATTCTCGGCGATCATATCGTAAAGCGCGATCGCACAAGCCGCCTCCACACAGGGAAGCGCCCTGGGCACGATACAAGGATCGTGCCGGCCTTTCACGCGCATCTTTACATTCTCTTTCTGACTGTAACGGATACTCTGCTGTTCTTTCCCGATGGATGGTGTCGGTTTGACGGCCACCCGAAAGACGATGGGCATCCCGCTGGTGATCCCCCCCAGCGCCCCGCCGTGGTGGTTGGACAAAGCCTTGCTTTCCCCGTCCACAAAACCATATGGATCGTTGTTCTCACTTCCCCGCATCCTGCTGCCGGCAAACCCGCTCCCAAACTCAATGCCCTTGACCGCGGGGATCCCAAACACGCATTGGGAGATCCTGTTCTCCACACCATCAAACATGGGGGCGCCGATGCCGGCAGGCACTCCCTCTGCGGTACACTGGATGATCCCACCAACGGAATCTTCCTCCGCTCTCGCTCGGTCGATCTCTCCATAGGGATCCTCCCGATTACCGCCGATCTCCAGGATCTCTGCCTGGATATGGATCCCCTGCCGGTGGAGGATCTGCAGGAAGATCCCTCCTGCGATACAAAGAGGAGCGGTCAGCCTTCCGGAGAAGTGCCCACCGCCTCGCACATCCTCATAGCCACCGTACCGAATGCGGGCAGTGTAATCCGCATGCCCTGGACGAGGTACATCCTGCATCTGGCTGTAATCGCCGGATCTGGTGTTGCGGTTGCGGATAATGGCTGCGATGGGGCTTCCTGTCGTCCTTCCGTTCAGAACACCGCTGAGAAACTCCGGCTGGTCACTCTCCTTACGAGGCGTGGAATACCGGCCTCTGCCGGGGGCCCGTCTGTCCAGGAAGGCCTGCAGTACTTCCATATCGATGGCCTCTCCAGCGGGAACACCATCGATACTGACCCCAATGGCGGGTCCATGGGATTCCCCAAAGATTGATACTCTGATAGTATTTCCAAATATTGAACTCATAGTCACTCCACATTGTGGTCAAGACCTGCCTGGTGCATGACCTCAAAAAACCCAGGATACGATTTCGCTACGTCTTCCTTCCCGTCGATGATGACTTTGTCCCTGCAGATGAGGGAGGCGATCGCTTCCATCATGACGATCCTGTGGTCGCCGAAGGAGGAAACACGCCCTCCCCGGAAACCCTTGCGGATGCTCCCCTTGATGGCCAGGCTGTCACTTTTCTCCTGCACGCTCATCCCCAGCGCGTTCAGACTCTCCGCGATGGAGTGGAGGCGGTCGCTTTCCTTGAGCCGCAGCCTGGCTGCATTGACGATCTCCGTCCGCCCTGTAGCAGCGGTACCCAGCAGCGCGATCACAGGAGCCAGGTCCGGGATCGCTGACACGTCCACCTCGCAGCCCTGCAGATGCGAGGGATACACGGTGACTTCCGCATCTCCTTCCACCACGTCCACACAGAACTGTCTGAGCACGTCCAGGATCTTGATGTCTCCCTGCATGGAGTTCATGTTAAGCCCCCGGACGGTGATGGGCTTGCGGCCAAGGGCGCCTGCCGCCAGCCAGAACGCCGCAGCGGACCAGTCCCCCTCGACCACAAAGGTATCTGGTCCTTCGTATCTCTGATTCCCAGGAACCTCAAAACTCATACCGTGACGAGTCATCTTGGTGATCCATAGGATTCCAAACTGTCGAAGGACTTCTGTGGTGATCGCCACATAGGGCGCTGATTCCAGATTCCCCATGACATCGATGGTACTGTCCCCATCCAGTAGGGGCAAAGCCATCAGGAGTCCGGTGATGTACTGGGAGGAGATGTTTCCTGGCAAGGTAAAGATCCCCGGTGTCAGCTGCCCCTCAATGGTGATCGGGGTCTCTCCCTGGGGACTCAGCGAACATCCGTGTGTCTCCAGTTCCTGTACCAGCGGTGTCAGCGGCCGGTCTGAGAGCCTCCCCTCCGTCATGAAGATCCCTTTTCTTCCAAGGGCGCCCATGACAGGCAACAGAAACCTGAGCGTCGAACCGCTCTCTCCGCACTCCATGATATTCCCTCCGTCCAGGATCGCCCCTACACAAGCACGGGTCGCCTCGATGTCACGGGAGGGCAGATCACAGCGAATATCTGTATGCATGTCTGCCAGCGCTGCACAGATCAGCGCTCTGTGCGCGAATGATTTTGATGGAATGATATCGATCGTTGTCGCCATTATTCTCCGTTGATCTGTGCAGGTCCGCACTTCTGAAGAACGCGTTCCTTACAGATCTTCCCTTCTGCCAGTAATTTCTCTAACTTGTCCTTGTCATCTTCCTCAATGGCTGTCTCGTATTCCTGCAGCTTCTCGATCAGTCCCTTGATCTCCGCTGTCAGATAGTCCTTATTCTCCAGAAAGAGTTCCGACCACATCTTCTCGTCCAGATAGGCTACCCTGGTGAAATCCTGATAGCTGCCCGCAGAGATCATCTGGCTGTCCACCAGGGCGGTCTCACTCTTGATGAACCCGTTGGACACGATGTGTGGCATCTGCGAGGTGAACGCAATGACCCGGTCGTGCTCGTCCGAGGTAGTCACGCCCACCCGGCCGAACCCCGCCAGCATCAGCATGCCCTTTACCCGCATGAGGAGTTCCATATCTGTAGCCTCCCAGGGCACCAGGATAAAGGGCGCGTTCTGAAACAGATCCGCGCTGCTGTTCTTGATTCCCCCACGCTCCTTTCCGGCCATGGGGTGTCCTCCCATGTAGGTGATCCCATATTTCTCTGCGATAGGAAAGCATTCGCCGCAGACAAAACGTTTGGTGCCGCAGCAGTCGATCACGACGGTATTCCGGGAGATCAGCGGAGCGTGCTCACGGAACCATTCCACCGCAGCGACAGGGGTGATGGCGATGAGGATCAGATCACATGTGTCGATGTTGTTGTCTGCCAGCTCATCATCGATCGCCTCCGCCATCAGCGCATAGCGTGTTACCAGATCTTCCCTGTCAATTCCCAGAACAACGGCACCCGCATTCCGATAGGCCTTGGCAAGGGAGCCACCGATAAGCCCTAGCCCTACGATTCCTACTTTCATCTATAACACCTCCCTGATCTTTCTGACTTTGGCCATGGTGTTTGAGAACTGGGCCGGTGTCAATGACTGCGGTCCGTCACACAGAGCCATGGCTGGGTTGTTATGCACCTCGATCATCAGACCGTCTGCACCCCCTGCCGTGGCTGCCAGTGCCATGGAGGGAACCAGACCGGAGTGTCCTGTGGCATGACTGGGGTCAACCACCACCGGCAGGTGTGTCAACTCATGGAGTACCGGGATCACAGATAGATCCAGGGTGTTTCTGGTATAGGTCTCAAAGGTGCGGATCCCTCGCTCACAGAGGATGATGTTCTCATTCCCGCCGCTCATGATATACTCCGCGCTCATCAACAGTTCCTTGATGGTATTGGCCAGCCCCCTCTTCAGCAGGACCGGCTTGTTGGAATGTCCCAGTTCCTTCAGAAGTTCAAAATTCTGCATATTCCGTGCTCCCACCTGGATCACATCCACATCCGCAAACAGATCCAGATGCTCCTGGTTCATGATCTCCGTGACGATGGGCAGCCCGGTGATCTTCTTGGCTTCCAGGAGAAGGCGCAGTCCTTCGGCCTTCAGTCCCTGGAAATCATAAGGCGATGTCCTGGGCTTGAACGCGCCTCCTCGCAGAAGGGTCGCTCCGGCCTCCTTCACGGCCTCCGCAACGCCGACGATCTGCTCTTCTGTCTCCACGGAACAGGGCCCTGCGATCACCGCAAAATGGCCTCCGCCGATCTGGACATCATCGATGTCCACGATGGAATCTTCCGGATGGAACTCCCGATTGGCCTTCTTAAATGGCTCAGAGATCTCTACCACCCGATCCACGATATCCAGCGACTCCAGCATCTCGATATCGATCTGGCTGGTGTCTCCGATCAGTCCCAGCACGGTCTCGTCGTCATTGACGTATTCCGTCACCCTGAGGCCCTGATCCTCAAACCACTTGATCAGCATTCGCTTCTGTTCTTCCGTTGTACCCGGTCTCAAAATCGTTACCATTACTTATACTTCCTCCAAAACAATAAACCCCGCAGCACTGGCTGCGAGGTTCTGAATCATCTCTGGTCTCAGTCACCTATCTGTCGCTTTCTCCGCGCAGCAAAATGCTCTTTCCTACTGTATCCACGAAAGAGTAAAAGTAATAGTATTCTGCTGCAAACTGAAAACGACGCATAACTGATCCTCTCTGTCTGAATCAACTTACAAGAGGATATTAACACATTCGTTTGTATAAATCAAGATAAAAAATCAAAAAACAACAGAAAAAGTTGTTTGCAGAACACAAATTCAATACTTTTCCATGGTTATGTATTCCCGGCCCTTTCTGGACCTGCCGCCGATCTCAACCAGTCTCACCCGACCCTGGTGCCGCACGCTGATCAGCGTCCCCTCAGCCAGTTTCTGATCCGGCTTCAGACTCTCCATGTGATCGACAAACACCTGCCCCTGTCGGATCAGGTCGACTGCTTTTGTGCGGGAAAGACGAAACGCAGATGCCACCACGTTATCCAACCGCACCGAAGCCACCGAATCGCTGATCATCTGAGGCTCCTGGCGAGGGATCATCAGGTCTCCGATAGGCACCGCACTCACCGAAAGGGTTGTCCTTCCTGCTTTACCATACTCAGCCAGCAGGAACTCCGCGATTTCGCTCAGTACGATGATGTCAGCCCCATCCTCTCGCACCAGTATATCTCCTGTCATCTCCCGGCGGATCCCAAGTCCGGTCAGTGCGCCCAGGTAATCCCGATGGCCCGGTACCGGGCCGCCTTTCCCGGCGATCTGCGCGCGGATCACGGTGAAGAGCTCCGGATCCGGTTCCCCCATATAGTCTGGCAGACAAAGCATACATACCCGCTCTGCCTCTGGGTATCCCCCATGAAAGCGTACCTCCGGTTCCTTCCCGTATACCTGCCTGAGCACGGATTGCTGATGGCTGTCCAGGAAAACTGTATTGGTCATATAATTTCTGTTTCGACACTGCTCCAGACGGTCTCCCGCCTGAGCAATGATGAGATTGTCTTCATTCATGGACTCATTGTAACATATTTTGGCTGGACAATAAACAGCATATCCGCGATCCGTGTAATTATTATGTAAGGTTTCAGTCTGGTCCCTTGCAATCGCTCTGAAAAAGTGCTATATTCAAAAAATACAAAAGAGGAGGAAATATGGACAAGTTTTACACGCATAAACCGAAGGAGATCATGCAGGAATTTGGCACCACCGAAAGTGGCCTGACCCTGTCCCACGTGACCGAGAACCGCGCCCAATACGGCGAAAACAAACTTCAGGAAAAGAAGTCGAAATCCACCCTGCAGATTTTTCTGGAGCAGTTCAAGGATCTGCTGGTGATCATCCTGATCGTTGCGGCACTGATCTCTGCTGCTACCGGCAACCTGGAAAGCACCCTGGTGATCATCGCCGTCCTGATCCTGAATGCCATCCTGGGTACTGCCCAAACTATCAAGGCGGAGAAATCTCTGGAAAGCCTGAAGAAACTCTCCTCCCCCACCGCTCGCGTGATCCGGGATGGAGAGCAACAGATCATCGATGCGGCAGACCTGGTCTGCGGCGACATCGTCCTGCTGGAGGCTGGGGATATCATTCCGGGAGATGGTCGAATCATCGAGAACTTCTCCCTGAAGGTGAATGAGTCTTCTCTCACGGGGGAATCGGAGAGCGCAGAGAAAACCAGCGAGTTGATCCAGGAGGAGGTGGCCCTGGGCGATCAGAGCAACATGGTCTTCTCCGGATCTCTGGTCACCTACGGAAGAGCCAGGGTCATCATCACCGCTGTTGGACAGCACACAGAGCTTGGACGCATCGCCGGCCTGATGAACGACACCGGCGAGCGCAAGACACCTCTGCAGGTCACCATGGACAACTTCAGCAAGAAGCTCTCCATCGCCATCATCCTGATCTGCATCGTGGTGCTGGGTCTGTCCCTCTATCGGGGCCAAAGCTTTGTGGACGCGCTCCTGTTTGCTGTTGCCCTGGCGGTCGCGGCCATTCCGGAGGCCTTGTCCTCCATCATTACCATCTCGCTGGCCATCGGCACTTCCCGCATGGCTGATCAGAACGCCATCATCAAGCAGCTTTCTGCTGTCGAGGGGCTGGGCTGTGTGTCCATCATCTGCTCTGACAAGACAGGCACCCTGACACAAAACCGAATGACGGTGGAATACAAGAGCGAATGGAAGGAGCAGGAACAGATCCTGTTGATCGCTTCGATCCTCGCCAATGACACCCACATCGTAGACGGTACCACCGTTGGAGATCCCACGGAGACTGCCTTTGTAGATTACTACCGAAACAACTTCAACGACTATTATGAGGTTCTGACGGCACACCCGCGCCTGTCAGAGGTCCCCTTCGACTCTGACCGGAAGCTGATGAGCACCCTACACAAATTTGATGACCATTATATCATGTTCACCAAGGGCGCTCTGGACGTTATCCTCTCCCGCAGTGCCAATCTGACGGAAGCAGAGAAGGATGAGATCATTGAGGAGAACTTCCGGCTGTCCAACGAAGGGCTTCGGGTACTGGCCTTTGCGCAGAGAGTATATAAGGAACCGAAGGACCTGACCACCGATGATGAGTATCATCTGGAATACATCGGCCTCATGGCGGAGATGGATCCACCCAGACCGGAATCCAAACAAGCTGTGTCTGATTGTATTGCTGCAGGGATCAAGCCCATCATGATTACCGGCGACCATAAGATCACCGCTTCTGCCATCGCAAGGCGCATCGGAATCATGCAGGAGGGGGATTTGGCGGTCACTGGTCCGGAATTGGACCGCATGAGCGAGGAAGAACTGACCGAAAAGCTACCCCACATCTCCGTTTACGCTCGCGTCTCCCCGGATAACAAGATCCGTATCGTGAACGCCTGGCAGGACCGTGCCAACATCGTAGCCATGACCGGCGACGGTGTCAACGACGGCCCCGCTCTGAAGAGTGCCGACGTAGGTGTAGCCATGGGCATCACCGGAACAGAGGTGGCCAAAGACTCCGCCTCTATGATCCTGACAGACGACAATTTTGCCACCATCATCAAGTCGGTGCTGAACGGCCGAAACATCTATGCCAATATCAAGAACGCTATCAAGTTCCTGCTGTCGGGAAATGCCGCAGGGATCATCACCGTGCTCTACGCATCCCTGCTGGCCCTGCCAAACCCCTTCACAGCGGTGCAGTTATTGTTCATCAACCTGATCACAGACAGCCTGCCTGCCCTGGCAATCAGCATGGAACCTTCGGATCCGACGCTGATCCACGACAAGCCTCGTCCCCGCGACGAGTCCGTGCTGAACCGTCCCACCATGACCGAGATCGTGACCACGGGCGTTCTCATCGCCATCGCCACCATCATCGCCTTCTATATCGGCCTCCAGGGGGGACGAACAGATATGCTGGATGACAGCGGTGTGGACTTTGGTGCGGTAACTGCCTCCACCATGGCATTCTCGACCCTGTGTCTGGCAAGACTGTGGCATGGTTTCAACTGCCGGGGAAGAGCTGGGATCTTCAAGCTGGGACTGACCACCAACCTGTACAGCATCGGTGCGTTTGGTCTGGGTGCCCTGCTTCTGCACCTGCTGCTTCTGGTGAAGCCGCTGAGCCATGTTTTCAACATCGCTCCGCTGAATCCTCACCTGCTCATGTGGGTATGGGGATTGTCTCTGGCACCGACACTGGTGATCCAGGTATACAAGGCGATCCGGTATCGCTGATCGCAGATCTCTTTTAAATCAAATATAGAACGCATTGGCGTACTAAAAAAGGGGCTTTCGCCCCTTTTTCTTTTCTATTTCACCTTTACGGCAGTCCCGTAAACGAGGACTTCTGCTGCCCCGTCCATCACTGAGGCTGAGGAGTACCGAACCGCAACGATCGCGTTCGCTCCGAGAGACTCGGCCTCCTGTATCATGCGTGCTGTAGCCACCTCTCTGGACTCGGAGAGCATCTCCGTATAGCCCTTCAGTTCACCACCTACCAGGGTCTTCAAACCTGCACCGATATCCTTACCCAGATGTTTCGACTGTACAGTGTTTCCCTTCACCATTCCGAGCACTTCGTATTCCCGGCCCGGTATTCCTTCCGTCGTCAGTAAAACCATATTGTTTCTCCTTTACTTCTTGTAGATACAGATCCGCGCTCCCGGCTCCATGAGCTGAAGTGCCTTGATCATATTCTTCCGGGAGATGGAGATACAGCCACCGGTGTACGGATTCCCGCTGAAACAATGCAGGAAGATGGCGTAATCCCGTTTGTAGTTGCCCTTCTTGTTATAGTTGAAGTTGGCACCGTAGTAGTAAGGCTTCCCGAAATCGATCAGATGCTCACCCGAACAGTTGTGCGGCTTCTCATTGATGTTGATCAACTGGTTGTAGTACTTGGGATCCGCGCACAGGTAGTGATAGGGCTTGACCTTATAATAGGTCATGGTCGTGCCCGGGTTCTTTTTGATCCCAAAGCCCCAGAGCATCTTGTAATTGCCGGTAGGCGTCTTGTAGTCGTCCCTGCCCTTTTTCTTCTTGCTGCAGATTCCGTTTCTGCCTACATAGGCCTTGCACTTGATCTGCCTTCTCCACTTGTGATCTGCCCCCTTCTTGTACATGTAGAATTTTGCGTTGGAGCCTTCTGTGTACTTGACGAACATGATTTCTCTGACCTTGTCATTATAACGATACCTGTCCAGAAGCTTCTGCCAACGTGTCTTTGGTTGCGGGTTCGGCGCTGTCTGCGTGCTTGTCTCCTGTGCCCAGGAGGCAGCAGGCAGGATCAGAACAACCAGCGCCAGCAACAATGCAATAAGTTTTCTCATTCTCTATCCCCTTCCCTTTCAGTTACAGAAATACCTCGTCTAACCGGCGGAACGCCTCCTCCACTCTGGAGAATGGGAGCGCCAGGTTCATACGGATCGCATCTTCACGGTGGAACTGCCGGCCGTCCTGCCAAAGGACGCCCCTCTCAACGCCGGCCAGCAACAGGTCATCCAGTGTCCACCTGCGAGTTTTCAACCAGTCGCCGCAGTCCAGCAGCAACATGTACGTTCCCTCCGGACGGGAAACCTCTACCCCCTCATAGCGCGCCCTTATGTGATCAACCGCATAGTCAATATTCTTCGTCAAGACCTGTTGCAGCTCGTCCACCCACTCTGCTCCTTCGGACTTGTAACCGCCGATCAGAGCATACATAGAAAGGACGTTCATAT contains:
- a CDS encoding RNA-binding protein, which gives rise to MNEDNLIIAQAGDRLEQCRNRNYMTNTVFLDSHQQSVLRQVYGKEPEVRFHGGYPEAERVCMLCLPDYMGEPDPELFTVIRAQIAGKGGPVPGHRDYLGALTGLGIRREMTGDILVREDGADIIVLSEIAEFLLAEYGKAGRTTLSVSAVPIGDLMIPRQEPQMISDSVASVRLDNVVASAFRLSRTKAVDLIRQGQVFVDHMESLKPDQKLAEGTLISVRHQGRVRLVEIGGRSRKGREYITMEKY
- a CDS encoding cation-translocating P-type ATPase, whose translation is MDKFYTHKPKEIMQEFGTTESGLTLSHVTENRAQYGENKLQEKKSKSTLQIFLEQFKDLLVIILIVAALISAATGNLESTLVIIAVLILNAILGTAQTIKAEKSLESLKKLSSPTARVIRDGEQQIIDAADLVCGDIVLLEAGDIIPGDGRIIENFSLKVNESSLTGESESAEKTSELIQEEVALGDQSNMVFSGSLVTYGRARVIITAVGQHTELGRIAGLMNDTGERKTPLQVTMDNFSKKLSIAIILICIVVLGLSLYRGQSFVDALLFAVALAVAAIPEALSSIITISLAIGTSRMADQNAIIKQLSAVEGLGCVSIICSDKTGTLTQNRMTVEYKSEWKEQEQILLIASILANDTHIVDGTTVGDPTETAFVDYYRNNFNDYYEVLTAHPRLSEVPFDSDRKLMSTLHKFDDHYIMFTKGALDVILSRSANLTEAEKDEIIEENFRLSNEGLRVLAFAQRVYKEPKDLTTDDEYHLEYIGLMAEMDPPRPESKQAVSDCIAAGIKPIMITGDHKITASAIARRIGIMQEGDLAVTGPELDRMSEEELTEKLPHISVYARVSPDNKIRIVNAWQDRANIVAMTGDGVNDGPALKSADVGVAMGITGTEVAKDSASMILTDDNFATIIKSVLNGRNIYANIKNAIKFLLSGNAAGIITVLYASLLALPNPFTAVQLLFINLITDSLPALAISMEPSDPTLIHDKPRPRDESVLNRPTMTEIVTTGVLIAIATIIAFYIGLQGGRTDMLDDSGVDFGAVTASTMAFSTLCLARLWHGFNCRGRAGIFKLGLTTNLYSIGAFGLGALLLHLLLLVKPLSHVFNIAPLNPHLLMWVWGLSLAPTLVIQVYKAIRYR
- a CDS encoding heavy metal-binding domain-containing protein translates to MVLLTTEGIPGREYEVLGMVKGNTVQSKHLGKDIGAGLKTLVGGELKGYTEMLSESREVATARMIQEAESLGANAIVAVRYSSASVMDGAAEVLVYGTAVKVK
- a CDS encoding L,D-transpeptidase family protein; translation: MRKLIALLLALVVLILPAASWAQETSTQTAPNPQPKTRWQKLLDRYRYNDKVREIMFVKYTEGSNAKFYMYKKGADHKWRRQIKCKAYVGRNGICSKKKKGRDDYKTPTGNYKMLWGFGIKKNPGTTMTYYKVKPYHYLCADPKYYNQLININEKPHNCSGEHLIDFGKPYYYGANFNYNKKGNYKRDYAIFLHCFSGNPYTGGCISISRKNMIKALQLMEPGARICIYKK